A window from Leptospira wolffii serovar Khorat str. Khorat-H2 encodes these proteins:
- a CDS encoding methylmalonyl-CoA mutase family protein, which translates to METEIYVPHNKLRFVTAASLFDGHDASINIMRRILQSSGAEVIHLGHNRSVQEIVDCAIQEDVQGIAVTSYQGGHVEYFKYMIDLLKEKGCGHIKVFGGGGGTILPSEIKELEEYGVAKIYSPDDGRSLGLQGMINDLLLKSDFIPPYRFNGNLFSELKVKNPIAIAESISMVENSLSEENKPKPEKLEFPLPQKAIPVLGITGTGGAGKSSLTDELVRRFIQDFEDKTVAIISVDPSKRKTGGALLGDRIRMNSISHPRVYMRSFATREANIALNKNVKKSLEVLKSSEFDLVIVETAGIGQSDSEITEVSDLSLYVMTPEFGAATQLEKIDMIDYADIIAVNKCDKRGALDAIRDVQKQFQRSRKLFDKSPEDMPVFGTIASQFNDPGTNNLYVALIEALNQKFSLGWKSSYSKSRESSQKIHIIPPERQRYLSEISEECDEYEEFVRKECEAAEILYRIAGTIQILEERSKNVSDLKKEYEERESKLHPDTRKILKEWSGKVAQYSGEFFTYKVRDKEIKVSNFTKSLSNLDIPKVSVPKFRNWGEIVKWSYTENFPGEFPFAAGVFPFKRTGEDPTRMFAGEGGPERTNARFHYVSLGMPAQRLSTAFDSVTLYGEDPGLRPDIYGKIGNSGVSIATLDDAKKLYSGFDLCKPSTSVSMTINGPAPMLLSFFLNAAVDQSCEKYIRSEGKTEEIKSKIASLYSSKGVPVPVYKGAIPQGNDGLGLMLLGTTGDKVLPQEIYQKIKAETLSSVRGTVQADILKEDQAQNTCIFSTEFALKLMGDIQENFIRNQVRNFYSVSISGYHIAEAGANPITQVAFTLANGFTFVEYYLSRGMKIDDFAPNLSFFFSNGIDPEYAVIGRVARRIWAKSMKYKYGAAERSQMLKYHIQTSGRSLHAQEIAFNDIRTTLQALYAIYDNCNSLHTNAYDEAITTPTEESVRRAMAIQLIINRELGLAKNENPLQGSFIIEELSDLVEKAILTEFRRISERGGVLGAMERMYQRNKIQEESLEYEHRKHAGEIPVIGVNTFLGKDGSPTILPDEVIRSTEEEKKAQISELEDFQLRNKEESQKALRSLQEACVSGKNAFDALMETGKVCSLGQMTRALYEVGGQYRRSM; encoded by the coding sequence ATGGAAACGGAAATATATGTCCCTCATAACAAACTTAGATTCGTGACAGCCGCCTCCCTTTTCGACGGCCACGACGCCTCCATCAATATCATGCGTAGGATATTGCAATCCTCCGGAGCGGAGGTCATTCATTTGGGGCATAATCGATCCGTCCAAGAGATCGTAGACTGCGCCATCCAGGAGGACGTGCAAGGGATCGCAGTCACCTCTTACCAGGGCGGCCATGTGGAATATTTTAAATATATGATAGATCTTTTAAAAGAGAAAGGCTGCGGACATATCAAGGTATTCGGAGGAGGAGGAGGTACCATTCTTCCCAGCGAAATCAAGGAATTGGAAGAATACGGGGTCGCGAAAATCTATTCTCCGGACGACGGTAGATCCTTAGGACTCCAAGGAATGATCAACGATCTGCTTCTGAAATCGGATTTCATTCCTCCGTATAGATTCAACGGAAACCTATTCTCCGAACTAAAAGTAAAAAACCCGATCGCGATCGCGGAATCCATTTCCATGGTGGAAAATTCCCTATCGGAAGAAAACAAACCCAAACCGGAGAAGTTGGAATTCCCACTTCCCCAAAAGGCCATTCCCGTATTAGGAATTACCGGAACGGGAGGCGCCGGCAAGTCTTCCCTTACCGACGAACTCGTGAGACGCTTCATTCAAGATTTCGAAGACAAGACAGTAGCCATCATCTCCGTGGATCCGTCCAAACGCAAAACCGGAGGAGCGCTACTCGGAGATAGGATCAGAATGAATTCCATCTCCCATCCTCGGGTTTATATGCGCTCTTTCGCAACTCGCGAAGCCAATATCGCACTTAATAAAAACGTAAAGAAGAGTCTGGAAGTGCTGAAAAGCTCCGAATTCGATCTGGTTATCGTGGAAACCGCGGGGATAGGACAAAGCGATTCCGAAATCACGGAAGTGTCGGATCTTTCCCTATATGTCATGACTCCGGAATTCGGAGCGGCTACTCAGTTGGAAAAAATCGATATGATCGATTACGCGGACATTATCGCAGTGAACAAATGCGATAAGCGAGGGGCCTTGGATGCGATCCGGGACGTGCAAAAGCAATTCCAGAGATCCCGAAAACTATTTGATAAGTCTCCGGAAGATATGCCGGTTTTCGGAACCATCGCATCGCAATTCAACGACCCGGGTACGAATAACCTATACGTCGCGCTCATCGAGGCTCTAAATCAGAAATTCTCTCTGGGATGGAAAAGTTCCTACTCCAAAAGCCGGGAATCCAGCCAGAAGATCCATATCATTCCTCCGGAAAGACAAAGATATCTCTCCGAGATCTCGGAAGAATGCGATGAATACGAGGAATTCGTTCGAAAAGAATGCGAGGCCGCGGAAATTCTATATAGAATCGCGGGAACCATCCAAATCCTGGAAGAAAGATCCAAGAATGTAAGCGATCTCAAAAAAGAATACGAAGAAAGAGAATCCAAACTGCATCCGGATACAAGAAAGATCCTAAAGGAATGGTCCGGAAAAGTAGCGCAATATTCCGGAGAATTCTTCACGTATAAGGTGAGAGACAAGGAAATCAAGGTTTCGAATTTTACGAAATCCTTAAGCAATTTGGATATCCCCAAGGTCTCCGTTCCTAAATTCAGGAACTGGGGAGAAATCGTGAAATGGTCCTACACGGAGAATTTCCCGGGAGAATTTCCTTTCGCCGCGGGAGTCTTCCCATTCAAGAGAACGGGAGAGGACCCTACCAGAATGTTCGCGGGAGAAGGCGGACCGGAAAGAACCAACGCAAGATTCCACTATGTGAGTTTGGGTATGCCGGCCCAAAGATTGAGTACAGCATTCGATTCCGTGACTCTTTACGGAGAGGACCCGGGACTCAGGCCGGACATCTACGGTAAGATCGGAAACTCGGGTGTGAGTATCGCTACGTTGGACGACGCGAAAAAACTCTATTCCGGTTTCGATCTTTGTAAACCTTCCACCTCCGTTTCCATGACCATCAACGGACCGGCTCCTATGCTTTTGTCCTTCTTCTTGAATGCGGCCGTGGACCAATCCTGCGAGAAATATATCCGCTCGGAAGGCAAGACTGAAGAGATAAAATCCAAGATCGCAAGTCTCTATTCTTCTAAAGGAGTTCCGGTTCCCGTATACAAAGGAGCCATTCCCCAAGGAAACGACGGACTCGGATTGATGCTACTAGGTACGACGGGAGACAAGGTGCTTCCTCAGGAAATCTACCAAAAGATCAAGGCGGAAACGCTTTCCTCCGTGAGAGGAACCGTACAAGCGGATATCCTAAAAGAAGACCAGGCGCAAAACACATGTATCTTCTCCACGGAGTTCGCGCTCAAACTTATGGGAGACATACAGGAGAATTTCATACGTAACCAGGTCAGAAACTTCTACTCCGTATCCATCTCGGGGTACCATATCGCCGAAGCAGGAGCCAATCCGATTACCCAGGTCGCCTTCACGCTGGCTAACGGATTCACTTTCGTGGAATATTATCTATCCCGAGGGATGAAGATAGACGACTTCGCTCCGAATCTTTCCTTCTTCTTTTCCAATGGAATCGATCCTGAGTATGCGGTCATAGGAAGAGTCGCGAGAAGAATCTGGGCAAAGAGCATGAAGTATAAGTACGGAGCGGCCGAGCGCTCCCAGATGCTCAAATATCATATCCAGACATCCGGACGCTCCCTGCACGCGCAGGAAATCGCGTTCAATGATATCCGAACCACCTTACAAGCATTATATGCTATCTACGATAATTGCAATAGTCTTCATACGAACGCTTACGACGAGGCAATCACGACCCCCACGGAGGAATCCGTTCGTAGGGCAATGGCGATCCAGCTCATCATCAATCGGGAATTGGGGCTCGCTAAGAATGAGAATCCTCTCCAGGGCTCCTTTATCATAGAGGAACTTTCGGATCTGGTGGAAAAGGCCATTCTTACCGAGTTCCGTAGGATCTCGGAAAGAGGAGGAGTCCTCGGAGCCATGGAAAGAATGTATCAGAGAAATAAAATTCAGGAAGAATCCCTGGAATACGAACACCGCAAGCACGCGGGAGAAATTCCCGTGATCGGTGTAAATACGTTCTTAGGAAAAGACGGCTCCCCTACTATTCTTCCCGACGAGGTGATCCGTTCCACGGAAGAGGAGAAGAAGGCGCAAATCTCCGAACTGGAGGACTTCCAACTTAGAAATAAGGAAGAATCTCAGAAGGCTCTTAGGTCCCTGCAAGAAGCCTGCGTATCCGGAAAGAACGCGTTCGACGCTCTTATGGAAACGGGAAAAGTTTGCTCCTTGGGACAAATGACCCGCGCCTTGTACGAAGTGGGCGGACAGTACAGAAGGAGTATGTGA
- a CDS encoding ATP-binding protein — MKILFVDDEEVIRDLFQEIFGSEYELVLAGTAEQGLSIAESENFDLIITDIRLPRMNGIEFITKLREKGIDTPFIVITGNQDIQISINALRLGAVDFFLKPFRMEAIRYSLLRFKNLFYSGKDLVDKRIFQVRESRQKFGLLPRLANLNQYVHLILKSLAHLPGLHNDDHLSLKVALYELIGNAIEHGCARITYHQKQDLMFQENDYFSYVDKICETRDEWVTVQVDYDDTEVRVILEDGGEGFDPARVPDPVQDPNASQLSGRGIFLVKMNVDSLDYNDKGNRVTFVKKLRGPKVEAV; from the coding sequence ATGAAAATCCTTTTCGTCGACGACGAGGAAGTCATCCGAGACTTATTTCAGGAAATATTCGGCAGCGAGTACGAACTCGTTTTAGCGGGCACCGCCGAACAGGGCCTAAGCATAGCCGAATCCGAAAATTTCGATCTTATCATTACGGATATCCGCCTACCCAGAATGAACGGAATCGAGTTCATCACCAAATTAAGGGAAAAAGGCATAGACACTCCCTTCATAGTTATTACCGGAAACCAGGATATACAGATCTCAATTAACGCTCTCCGTTTGGGGGCAGTGGATTTCTTCCTGAAACCGTTTCGCATGGAGGCGATCCGTTATTCCCTTCTTCGCTTTAAAAATCTTTTCTACTCGGGAAAGGATCTGGTGGACAAGAGGATCTTCCAGGTCCGGGAATCCAGACAAAAATTCGGCTTATTGCCTAGACTTGCCAACCTGAACCAATACGTGCATTTGATCCTAAAATCATTGGCGCATCTTCCTGGACTGCATAACGACGATCATCTTTCCTTGAAAGTGGCGCTTTATGAACTCATCGGAAACGCAATCGAACACGGTTGTGCTCGGATCACTTATCACCAAAAGCAAGATTTAATGTTCCAGGAAAACGATTACTTCTCCTATGTGGACAAGATCTGCGAAACCAGGGACGAATGGGTAACGGTGCAAGTGGATTACGACGATACGGAAGTCAGAGTGATATTGGAAGACGGAGGAGAAGGATTCGATCCAGCCAGAGTTCCCGATCCCGTCCAGGATCCGAACGCCAGCCAATTATCTGGACGGGGTATCTTTCTAGTGAAAATGAACGTGGACTCTCTCGATTATAACGATAAGGGAAACCGGGTCACATTCGTAAAGAAGTTACGGGGTCCGAAAGTGGAAGCCGTTTAA
- a CDS encoding S1C family serine protease: MNNRKVLFFGLFLFVFFHRPGFSQNSVNPDLKNLLGSVVIVRSDSYPDPSDPLEFGDQDLSRDVGSGFIVAGNRILTNAHVISESKYLKVKRFNSSKYYDAKVEFLGFDCDLALIKVEDEEFFAGVEPLEISDESPSLGSGLLMLGYPEGGENLTLENGLVNRIERLRYSFTGLDYRKVIRVGANILPGYSGGPAIQNGKVAGIIFEISQVQGSTAYLIPPEVVQHFLKDVQDGSYDGFPFVGFTFQNGNSEAVKKYLNIPEGLQGILINKVYPNSSFSDTLQTEDYLYKIDDAFVNNEGGLLEFTGRTVVDLIEPGFVGQKLTLYFYRGGKNYKVQAELKRTDSLELYRERQVRSFLGAGLLFQPVNRALFGKESQRVETALRYHYSYFIQDDLFKFTERDLILTTLFPDPLNSKYMNYRFKILESINGKTPTNIEDFRNLWKKYSNGTLVLKFRGVGLPLILDSKTVRTIDARVRKRFDVKSDEYAEEKK; this comes from the coding sequence ATGAATAATCGCAAGGTCCTTTTCTTCGGACTATTTCTGTTCGTATTCTTCCATAGGCCCGGATTCTCCCAAAACTCCGTCAATCCGGATCTGAAGAATCTACTCGGAAGCGTGGTAATCGTTCGCAGCGATAGCTATCCCGATCCCTCCGATCCTTTGGAATTCGGAGACCAGGATCTTTCCAGGGACGTAGGCTCGGGATTCATAGTGGCAGGAAACCGAATCCTCACGAACGCGCATGTGATCTCAGAATCAAAATATCTGAAAGTAAAGCGCTTCAATAGCAGCAAATACTACGACGCCAAGGTGGAATTCCTGGGATTCGATTGCGATCTGGCTCTCATCAAAGTGGAGGACGAGGAATTCTTCGCGGGTGTGGAGCCTCTGGAAATCTCCGATGAGTCCCCTTCTTTGGGAAGCGGTCTTCTTATGTTAGGATATCCGGAAGGAGGAGAGAATCTCACCTTGGAAAACGGTCTCGTGAATAGGATCGAAAGATTGAGATATTCCTTCACGGGATTAGATTACAGAAAAGTAATACGTGTGGGAGCTAATATTCTTCCCGGATACTCCGGGGGACCTGCCATCCAAAACGGAAAAGTGGCGGGAATCATCTTCGAAATCAGCCAGGTACAGGGAAGCACCGCCTATCTCATTCCTCCGGAAGTGGTCCAACATTTCCTAAAGGACGTCCAGGACGGTAGTTACGACGGATTTCCTTTCGTCGGTTTCACGTTCCAGAACGGAAACTCGGAAGCTGTTAAGAAATACCTGAATATCCCCGAAGGTCTGCAGGGAATTCTGATCAATAAGGTATATCCGAATTCTTCCTTCTCCGACACTCTACAAACCGAAGATTATCTCTATAAGATAGACGATGCCTTTGTCAATAATGAAGGAGGACTCTTAGAATTCACCGGAAGGACGGTAGTCGATCTCATAGAGCCCGGTTTCGTGGGTCAAAAACTCACTCTCTATTTTTACAGGGGCGGGAAGAATTATAAGGTCCAAGCGGAATTGAAACGCACGGATTCCCTCGAATTGTATAGGGAAAGACAGGTCCGTAGCTTTCTGGGAGCAGGACTATTATTCCAACCGGTCAACCGTGCCCTCTTCGGAAAGGAAAGCCAGAGAGTGGAAACGGCTCTCCGCTACCATTACAGTTATTTCATACAGGACGATCTGTTCAAATTCACCGAAAGGGATCTCATTCTCACCACCCTATTTCCGGATCCCTTGAATTCCAAATATATGAATTATAGATTCAAGATTCTGGAATCGATCAACGGCAAAACTCCTACGAACATAGAGGATTTCAGGAATCTCTGGAAGAAATATTCGAACGGAACTCTCGTACTGAAATTCAGAGGAGTGGGACTTCCCTTAATCCTAGACAGCAAGACCGTTCGAACCATAGACGCTCGCGTCAGAAAGAGATTCGACGTGAAGTCCGACGAATATGCGGAGGAGAAAAAATGA
- a CDS encoding LIC11113 family protein — MFLPNRKFPGVDPTLPNLHFILRLTALFFTLSLSFLEVNAEESLTSSLDSSWTRLEGEEFDEGWRKYSKEKDARPLKSWFRSRPKLSVGDCTFHKNQDSEEVQYLHLSCPDRKLEGFFYSGKEKIRFAEKIRSFHVKGPTKIGKAVYWEISFSREEARNAGLHPENRISKQSKIEAKTSTENFGLQYFLSIAKHPAHRPAPVGKEIFFDSSCPLLYLGKDADFYWDKALYFSFQASCLPDSPYSWIRIKADAGGNVLVDDKPAESLQEGERFLAKLKLLAIEKDKIVWSDAELFHE, encoded by the coding sequence ATGTTTCTTCCGAATCGAAAATTTCCAGGTGTAGATCCGACTTTGCCGAACTTGCATTTTATTCTCAGACTAACGGCGCTATTCTTCACGCTTTCTCTTTCTTTTTTGGAAGTAAATGCGGAAGAATCTCTGACTTCTTCTTTGGATTCCTCGTGGACTCGCTTGGAAGGGGAAGAATTCGACGAAGGTTGGAGAAAATATTCCAAGGAAAAGGATGCTAGACCCTTAAAATCCTGGTTCCGATCCCGTCCCAAACTCTCCGTAGGCGATTGCACCTTTCATAAAAACCAAGATTCGGAAGAAGTGCAGTATCTCCACCTCTCCTGTCCTGACAGAAAACTAGAAGGATTCTTTTATTCTGGAAAAGAAAAGATTCGGTTCGCCGAAAAAATCCGTTCCTTCCATGTAAAAGGTCCTACAAAAATCGGAAAGGCGGTCTATTGGGAGATCTCTTTTTCAAGAGAAGAAGCGAGAAACGCAGGCCTCCATCCGGAGAATCGTATTTCCAAACAATCCAAAATCGAAGCTAAGACCTCTACCGAGAATTTCGGACTGCAGTACTTCCTTAGTATAGCAAAGCACCCGGCGCATAGACCCGCTCCCGTAGGCAAGGAGATCTTCTTCGATTCTTCTTGTCCCCTTCTCTATTTAGGAAAGGACGCTGACTTCTATTGGGACAAGGCTTTGTATTTTTCCTTCCAGGCCAGTTGTCTTCCCGATTCTCCTTATTCCTGGATCCGTATCAAAGCGGATGCGGGAGGAAACGTACTCGTGGACGATAAGCCCGCCGAGAGCCTGCAGGAAGGAGAACGCTTCCTGGCGAAATTAAAACTACTAGCCATCGAAAAGGACAAGATCGTATGGTCGGATGCGGAGTTGTTTCATGAATAA
- a CDS encoding phosphatase PAP2 family protein, protein MTWAQTLHAEILFSNSPLEALHIPFLKALLDPLSVLFHYLGSTLFFMAIVSFVYICVDRRLGIRIALALLVAGILNGTCKALLAYPRPIGLPYPSELGLMEGSYGLPSGHVQTAVALYGTIFLHARRVWVRWVTAFLILFMPIARMYAGLHFLGDVIGGALLGLLVLLGLELLLRKFPFILEPGPTPELFSDEKRFKSYILAIIAVTIPSVLFQESGQPESTTKSWEQVISASGALAGFGISILLNQKAGRDWSRASGFTEFAVRLGIVILGILVFYLLLGKILGWIAPENPVARYFRYGIVCFYIGYLSPFLLKRIRGGTYLQ, encoded by the coding sequence ATGACTTGGGCACAAACTCTCCATGCGGAGATTCTATTTTCCAACTCCCCTTTGGAGGCCTTGCATATTCCTTTTTTAAAGGCATTGTTGGATCCGCTTTCCGTATTATTCCATTATTTAGGCTCGACCCTATTCTTCATGGCGATCGTTTCGTTCGTATATATCTGCGTGGACAGACGTTTGGGGATCAGAATCGCCTTGGCTTTATTGGTGGCGGGTATCTTGAACGGCACCTGCAAGGCATTGCTCGCATACCCTAGACCCATCGGCTTACCTTATCCTTCCGAGTTGGGTCTGATGGAAGGTTCCTACGGTCTTCCCTCCGGACATGTGCAGACCGCGGTTGCATTGTACGGTACGATCTTCCTACATGCGAGAAGAGTTTGGGTGCGATGGGTGACCGCATTTCTGATCTTATTTATGCCGATCGCGAGAATGTATGCAGGACTGCATTTTTTGGGCGATGTGATCGGAGGAGCCTTACTCGGACTCCTAGTTCTACTCGGTCTGGAATTATTGCTACGCAAGTTTCCTTTCATTTTGGAACCCGGACCGACTCCGGAATTGTTTTCGGACGAAAAAAGATTTAAATCTTATATTCTCGCGATCATTGCGGTTACGATTCCTAGTGTTCTTTTCCAGGAATCGGGACAACCGGAATCCACGACTAAATCTTGGGAGCAGGTGATCTCCGCATCGGGGGCCCTGGCGGGGTTCGGCATCTCCATTCTACTGAACCAAAAAGCGGGAAGAGATTGGAGTCGGGCTTCCGGCTTCACCGAGTTTGCGGTTCGTCTCGGGATTGTGATCTTGGGAATCCTGGTATTTTACCTGCTCTTGGGGAAAATTCTGGGCTGGATCGCTCCGGAAAATCCGGTTGCCAGATACTTTAGGTACGGGATCGTATGCTTCTATATCGGCTACCTCTCTCCCTTTCTCCTGAAGAGAATTCGCGGAGGAACCTATCTGCAATAG
- a CDS encoding PDZ domain-containing protein, giving the protein MRSSIRTFVFYVFLFLSFANSEAKGSDPEFSVLVHFRKYSHHNPFQKGVPYQRKIPAIRLDERSAIALLKPGEVPLFAEMHPEESAGRKAYFQKVDVDTGLGILLLPEDFGRSKGFFPIASLEDSPRSFASCSSFFPNQEWGSLEFSKAILSLSKLNRKENTEGNRSFLFGGKKVCGFTDGSWNVGSDVLKRFFASRFASASPFPHPGFLAESSLTPAEEDYYFPKGSVGTVVSEVFPGIGPAHNLFPGDAIIAVNGIPVASKQKQVLYDLLLSQKGRALNAGETVELSLYRDGKKREIRYKLRPYSEDSFLIPESSDRTAPKYLISGGLLFTELTKTYLKEYGEKYKSAGDRKLVYLAESFSRKMHPERSRIVLLSRTFPDEKNRAYQEFQDLILESVNEKLVDSVEGLKIAIQENKGEFLVFRFSGNKIAVFDKAELRQLDERIKSLYSLDSLDNIR; this is encoded by the coding sequence ATGAGATCTTCCATTAGAACATTTGTATTTTATGTTTTCCTATTTCTTTCTTTCGCAAACTCGGAGGCAAAAGGAAGCGATCCCGAATTTTCGGTTCTTGTGCATTTCAGAAAATACTCCCATCATAATCCTTTCCAAAAGGGAGTTCCTTACCAAAGAAAAATTCCCGCGATCCGTTTGGACGAAAGGTCCGCGATTGCACTCTTGAAACCGGGCGAGGTCCCGCTATTCGCGGAAATGCACCCTGAAGAATCCGCGGGCAGAAAGGCCTATTTCCAAAAAGTGGACGTGGACACAGGTCTCGGCATTCTTCTTTTGCCGGAGGACTTCGGTAGGTCCAAGGGATTTTTCCCTATCGCGAGTCTGGAGGATTCTCCCAGATCGTTCGCCTCCTGCTCCTCTTTCTTCCCTAACCAAGAATGGGGTAGTTTAGAATTTTCTAAAGCAATTCTTTCTCTTTCCAAATTGAACCGAAAGGAAAATACGGAGGGCAATAGAAGCTTTCTATTCGGAGGAAAGAAGGTATGCGGTTTCACGGACGGCTCCTGGAACGTAGGCTCCGACGTTCTAAAAAGATTTTTCGCGAGTAGATTCGCCTCAGCTTCTCCTTTTCCTCATCCGGGTTTCTTGGCGGAATCTTCTCTTACCCCCGCCGAAGAGGATTATTATTTTCCTAAAGGAAGCGTGGGAACGGTGGTCTCCGAAGTATTCCCCGGCATCGGTCCCGCTCATAATCTTTTCCCGGGAGACGCGATCATTGCGGTGAACGGAATCCCCGTGGCCTCTAAACAAAAGCAAGTCCTATACGATCTACTACTCTCCCAAAAAGGACGCGCCCTCAATGCGGGAGAAACCGTAGAGCTGAGTCTTTATAGGGACGGAAAGAAAAGGGAGATACGTTATAAACTCCGCCCCTACTCTGAGGATTCCTTCCTGATTCCGGAGAGTTCCGACAGGACGGCCCCGAAATATCTGATCTCGGGAGGGCTACTTTTCACGGAACTCACCAAGACCTATCTGAAGGAATACGGAGAGAAGTATAAATCCGCTGGAGATAGAAAGTTAGTCTATCTAGCCGAAAGTTTTTCCCGAAAAATGCATCCGGAAAGATCCAGGATCGTCCTACTCTCCCGCACTTTTCCGGACGAAAAGAATCGGGCCTACCAGGAATTCCAGGACCTGATCCTGGAATCCGTGAACGAGAAATTGGTGGATTCGGTGGAGGGGCTCAAGATCGCCATTCAGGAAAATAAGGGCGAATTCTTAGTCTTCCGATTCTCCGGAAATAAGATTGCGGTCTTTGATAAGGCGGAACTCCGACAATTGGACGAACGAATCAAGTCCCTATATTCTTTGGATTCCTTGGATAATATTCGCTGA
- a CDS encoding oligosaccharide flippase family protein, with protein MTHLSKASKFVSETFLRLRASGFIRSFFSVGFSKVIASLLNFVFMVYSVRILSKNENGIFQYYSGYLPVLLAIAEFGLPAALVKYLSPLTEDKRKIGVLLSSSLWIKWGALFVLILVTGFASFFLRENALAAFLLVFGSFVLSFNSYFESIFISFGQYQSLSIWYPLPNLIRLVLLYFADQFHSQSLDNLDILAVFTVSPVFTIVLFFFLFPRGKLNWAGDQEEVRQQTRDLASFNRYAFLASLFAIISDRMELFFLNKYHSTESVAAYGVALQPFSGFVILFSVLNSMIYPRLSRLTENKEFASYLGKSMLVAVAFAMVLSPWVFLGDWFFSVLFSGKYPESVPVFQLLYPNYLLQLIFSPLGMALFALGQPRMLALLALVRLGFGLVLDNLLIPEYGPMGAAGAFFLGQIPSWLLLSGYFLAYYRPSTK; from the coding sequence ATGACCCACCTATCGAAAGCGTCCAAATTCGTATCGGAGACATTCCTCCGTCTCAGAGCTTCCGGGTTCATTCGTAGTTTTTTTTCGGTAGGGTTTTCCAAGGTAATCGCCTCTCTTTTGAATTTCGTATTCATGGTGTATTCCGTTCGGATTCTGAGTAAGAACGAGAACGGGATCTTCCAATACTACTCGGGTTATTTGCCTGTACTCCTTGCAATAGCGGAATTCGGGCTTCCCGCCGCTCTCGTGAAATATTTATCTCCTTTGACGGAGGATAAGCGTAAGATAGGTGTCCTTCTTTCGTCTTCTTTATGGATCAAATGGGGCGCTCTTTTTGTTCTGATATTGGTGACGGGATTCGCTTCCTTCTTCTTGAGAGAAAATGCGTTAGCCGCCTTTTTGCTCGTATTCGGTAGTTTTGTTCTCTCTTTCAATTCCTATTTCGAGAGCATTTTCATCTCTTTCGGTCAATACCAATCCTTATCGATCTGGTATCCTTTGCCCAACCTGATCCGATTGGTTCTTTTATACTTTGCGGACCAGTTCCATTCACAGTCCCTGGACAATTTGGATATTCTCGCGGTATTCACCGTTTCACCGGTCTTTACGATCGTGCTTTTCTTTTTCCTTTTTCCTAGGGGAAAACTCAACTGGGCTGGGGACCAAGAGGAGGTTCGACAACAGACTCGGGACTTGGCTTCCTTCAATCGATACGCTTTTCTTGCTTCTTTATTCGCGATCATTTCGGATAGAATGGAACTTTTCTTTCTGAACAAATACCATTCTACCGAATCCGTTGCGGCATACGGAGTGGCCTTACAACCTTTCAGCGGTTTCGTGATCTTATTTTCCGTTTTGAATTCCATGATATATCCCAGACTTTCCCGTCTGACGGAGAATAAGGAATTCGCGAGCTATCTGGGAAAATCCATGCTAGTCGCGGTTGCGTTCGCAATGGTACTAAGTCCTTGGGTATTTTTAGGAGATTGGTTTTTCTCCGTATTATTCTCCGGAAAATACCCCGAATCCGTTCCGGTTTTCCAATTACTGTATCCTAATTATCTACTGCAATTGATCTTCTCTCCTTTGGGCATGGCGTTATTCGCTTTAGGCCAACCCAGGATGCTTGCATTGTTAGCTCTTGTCAGACTAGGTTTCGGATTGGTATTGGACAATTTGCTGATTCCGGAATACGGTCCCATGGGAGCCGCCGGCGCTTTCTTTTTAGGACAGATTCCTTCCTGGCTTCTTTTAAGCGGTTACTTTCTGGCCTACTACAGGCCTTCTACCAAGTGA